The genomic stretch CTGGGTGGGAAGACTCTGGGGGCATCCATTCCTTCCAGGTGCGCCCACCAGAAAATTCTACTGTGAATGGTTGGGCTGCAAGCCTTCACCACCTGCTGATGAACATGCGCCTCAAGGGCTCCTGAGCTCCCACCAGCTTATGACACACTGCCTCCTATATACATCACCTGATTCTGTCTTTTTTTGCTGGCTGGCTTTTGTCCTCTCCACTTCTGAGCCAAGGAGAGTGCTTCCTCCATAAAACCTCCGTGACTTCTCCCATCAGAAGCAATTACTGGAGCATTTCCCCCTGCCCCTGACTGATAGTACTGTGTTTGCCTGGTTACTACCTGCTTCCCCAAGAAAGTGCGTTTTACCAGGGACATGGCCCAACCGCCCAGCAGACTCCGACACAATGAATTAGGGCCTCATGCAGTTTCCTCTTTGTCCACTAGATGGCAGACAATGCCTGTGTTTGGGCCCATTGGTATGCGACTGGAGCACCATTGAGGTCTGTTTCTTACCTTCAGGCAGCAAGCAGGGGACCTTTAGAGAAGATGATTACACCCCTCCGCTGTAAGAGAAACTGCGGTCTATAGTGAGAGAGGACCTGACCAAGGTCTAACAAGTCAACAGAGTTTGGGCTTTAAGCCCCTGCTGTGTGTTCTTGCTGCATGGAGAGGGTTGTCCCCTATACCCTGTCCCAGTAGACACAGGCTTCCCTGATGCCCCAGCTGGGGGCCTGGCTGAGCAGAGACCCCCAGGGTGGGCTGGCAGACTGAGGAGCGATTGGACTTCCAGTTGGTGGCCACATGCTGGTTGAAGGGCTGTCCAGCTGGTTCCCCTGCTAGATATTGGCCCGCAGCCTGGGATACATGCCAAAATGTCTCCccaaggaaatggaggcagagGGGCTCCACTTTGCAGAGGTTCCAAGATCTAATCACCACCATAGCAGCCCCTGCACAAGAAATGCCCTGGTTCATCCAAGGTGGCTGCTCCCCAGCTCTGGGAGGAGAAATGAGACTCAGAGAGTGAAGGGTCTTGGCCAAGGTTCCCCAGCAAAGCTAGAGGAAGGGGAGGACTGAGTCCAGTCACTGGTCTCTCTGAGCAGCCTCTGCCCCACTTCCAAATCAGCTTCCCCACCCCCGAGAGGCACACATATATTGGGGGAAATCAGGACAGGGAGATAGGGTTGAAGGCTTCTTCTCATGTGGACCTAAGGACTAACCTATTTCCCTCCCAGGGATGTGGTGGGAAGAAAGATGGGGGTGCCAATATCCCTAGTAACTCCAGAAGCAAGAGTctcccaggcaggggcagggagcatCCATCCCTTCCTGGCACGCCCTGCTGTGTGGCCTGGGTCAGGTCCTTCCCTCTCTGAGTATATATCCCCCCTTCCCCCACCAGGTTTTCTGACCACCACCTGAGGGCTCAGGTCAGTCCATTTGGGAGGGTCAACTTACAGGAGTTTCTAGAATCCTGGGGGCTCTAATTTTAGCTCAAGGTTGAAATCTTAGTGCTCAGAGTCAAGGATTCTGGGGTGGGGTTGGGTGGGAGCTGAGGGGGAAGGGACAGGAGTTTCTTTGAGACAGGGGCATGAGGAAGTCCCCTCACTTGCCCCAGATTCAGTCTGTCGGTCTTATCTCTACTTGGCCCTCTTCCATGGCCCCCTTTCATCAGAGTGAAGGGTAGAACTAGTGAACTCTGGCAGGATCGTATTATGTAGGGTCTTTGGGGATCTGGGAAGAACCCAAGGCTGATTTGCTGGGCTCTGGACCCTGGGTTTCTGGAGGACTGGAGGCCAGAGGGAAGTAGGGCAATGGAGGCTCCCCCTGGCCCCTACCTTGAAGCAAGTCCAGTGAGTTGAGATGGAGCCTGGTGGATATGGGAGGAGCTTTGTGGCCTGGAGGCCAGACGGGGACAGGCCTAGATAGGAGATCCTGGGCATCCATCTCTTGCCAGTCCTAGATCTGTGAAGTGTGGCCAGACTTCAAGCTTCTGTCCAGGACACGGCGGGGCCCCTGGGGCTGGAAATGAACCCACCCCAGGCAACTTGGGCCCTGCCAGGGAATTGGGAGCCTAGCCAAGGCTTCAGGGATTGGGGACCTGAGACCAGGGCCAGCTTGTGGGAGTCTCTGCTATGGCACTGGGGTGAGGGGGGCAGGGAGCAAAGCAGAGACCAGCCATACCTCCTCCCGGCCCCTCAACCTGTCTCTGATCCCTGATCTCTCTTCCAGGATGTCTCCCCCTCTTGTCACTTTGCTAGAGCCTGGGGACCTAAGTTTGTGAACATCTCTCGGTGCAAACTGTTCATACCTCACCTGGGAAAGAGTCTCCCCAGCAGGAAACTGGCCAATCTGACATAAAGGCATGGATCGGTCCAgtggaggtggagggagaagCTGCAGGTGGACAGTGGGGCTccgcctcctcccctcctgcctcccccccCTTTCCGCCCATGACTGGGTGGAGCTGCTGCCTTATAAGTGGCCAGCCTGGTGGCAGCAGAGCAAACTGCAGCCAGCGGCAGCGGGACCAGAGGGCGGCTCCCGTTCATTCCCCAGCATGGCCCCCTTGGCCTGGGCTATCTGCTGCTTCCTGGGGGGCCTCCTGATCAGTGggggcagccccagccccagcgtGCCCCGCCTGCGACTCTCCTACCGAGGTACTGGCTAGTGCTACCCTGTTCCTGTGCATGTCTGTGGGTGCTCCCTGCTCCAGGACACCCATCCCTCCACCAGCAAGCCCCTCGGGGCTGGAGGGGATGGAGGCAGGCTCTGCACAACCCCTGGGAAAGGCTTCCTGGGGATgacccagggcagggagggagacaTGTTCTGGGGTCCATGACCAGAGTGGAGGTGGGAGAAAGACGCATGGGCTGAACCTGAGAGGTGAGGGCTGTTGAGAAGGGAAACAGATGCATGGAGACCCCAAGACTCCTCAACAAGGATAGGCagagaggtggggaaggggatAGAGGGTCTGGGcaggggaaaggggagagagggCAAGTCTGGAGGGTCTGAGCAGACTGAGTAAGGGAGTGGGCAGCATCCTGTCCCTTCGGTCCTCAAGCTGCTACCGGAGGACAAGAGCCTACcccacctctttcttttctttctttcttttttttttttggtaccaggggttgaacccaggggcacttaaccactgagccacatccccagtctttttaatatattttatttagagacagggtcttgctgagttgcttagagctttggtaagttgctgaggctgactttgaacttgtgatcctccctcctgcttcagtctcccaagctgctggggttacaggcatatgccatcgTGCCCAGCCCTTCCCCCACATCTTGCAGCCCATTTCACAAGTTGGTTTTATCATCATCCCACATCCAGGAACCCAGAGAGCTTCTTAGCCTCCCCTCTGCCATCCTGGGGGGCTTTAGCCTAGTTGGCACAGCCTCCTCAGACGGTCTGTGGCGGAAAGGTCACCCAGACCCAGGCTCACGGCAGATTCTTCTTGGGAAAAAGAGGGATGATCACCCAGGGAATCCCAATCAGAGGGGGAATCCACAGGTCTACTGCGGACGCTCTGAGGAGGAGACATTGTTAGCCCTGGAAAGTCTGAGGGTGAAAAGGATCCTGTTCTGGGAGCTGTAGTTTTGCAAGATCAGGCTACTAGAAAAAGTCCCCAGTAGGGAGAGTTCCCCAAGGTACTCTCAGCTGAGGAGGGCTTTCTGGAAGAGGCTGTTGATGGATTTGGGGATGGGGTCAGGCAGGGCTGAGGAAGCTCCCACAGGGAAAAGCAGAGCATGCTCTGGGCCTTCCCAAGGGTGTCCCACGTCCCCTTCTTGCCCCATCCTACTGCCAGTCCCTTGATAGCCCCTCATGTCCAGGGGTCTATACCCCTCATGTCCAGGGGTCTATACCAGGTTTCTAAATTCCTGGGATCACTGTCTCCAGATGCCCCAACTCCATCTCTGGAACCTGGATGGGCAGAATCTACGGGAGAGAAAATTCTCTTTGGCCACACCCCTGAGCTGGAGGCTGGAACTCCACCTGGCCGTACCTGGCCTGGCCTATGCCTAGGCCCTTGCCAGGTGTTCCCTCTGCCTGTCCACCTTTCCAACAGTCAGCCTGGCTCATTTCTCAGACTTATCTGCCCTTCAAGTTCTTCTAGCACTTTGTCCAGCTTTGCTGCTTTAAATTTCTGCCAGTGAGGCCATCTTCCCTGGGGACCGGGCAGGGTCCACATGTTACAGAGGGATGATGTCAGCTGAAAGACCAAGGGACTAAAACATGGAGAAGTGGGCTAGCTGGGCTGGATGGGGGCTCAGAACCTCCTGTCCCACTAGCCCCCAAGATCCATGTCCCAAAAATCTTCCAGCAGCCGTGTGGATGGAAGAATGTTCCagatgtgagtgtgtgtgtctagCTAAATGCATGGCTGGGACCCTCCACCTCCACTCCTAGGCTGAGAAGCAGGTCCTGACTCACCTCCTTCTGCTCCCTCCTAGATCTCCTGTCTGCCAACCGCTCTGCCATCTTTCTGGGCCCCCGAGGCTCCCTGGACCTCCGGTCCATGTACCTGGATGAGTACCGGGACCGCCTCTTTCTGGGGGGCCGTGATGCCCTCTATTCTCTGCGGCTGGACCAGGCATGGCCAGACCCTCGGGAGGTGAGGTGAACGAATGCGGGGGGGTTGGGGGGAGCTGGGCATCTTCCAGATGGAAGGTCAGCTGGGGAAGCAGAAGCTGTGAACTTAGGGGAGTACCTGAAGTCACCAGGCTGCGTTTCAGGTCCTGTGGCCACCCCAGCCAGGCCAGAGGGAAGAATGTGTTCGAAAGGGAAGAGATCCTCTGGTGAGTGCCGTTGGGAGGGACTGTTCCCTAACCCTATTATTGGTCCCGGGCCCTGATCCCCAGGATAACCTGCAGTCACACTGGGTGCCCCTTTATGggcgggggttgggggtggggcatGGCATTTGGAGCAGATCCTGAGGGCTTTGGGGGGATTGTGAAGAATGTTACCCCTAGCACTTCCCTAGAGCTGCTCAGGCCCATGGCCCAAGCAGACGGCAACCCTTTAGAGTCACTCTGCCTTCTCCCTGCTAGATGGAATGTGCCAACTTTGTACGGGTGCTACAGCCCCACAACCGGACCCACCTGTTGGCATGTGGCACTGGGGCCTTCCAGCCCACTTGTGCCCTCATCACGGTTGGGCATCGTGGGGAGGTGAGTCTGGGCCCGGCCCCCTGAGGGACTGGAAAGCGGTGACTTTTCCTTTCTGCTGCCTAAATGCTTCCCATTGAGCCTGGGTAGACACAGAGCGGGTAGGCACTTGAAAGGCGCCTTTGTCCCCGGGGTGCTGACCCCATTCAAGAGGCCCTGAACGAAGGCGCCTTCTGCCCACCCCCCCACTCTTCAGCTGCACGCAAGGGCCATGGCCAAGGAGGGGGACTCATGCTTCTTTCTCAGGTGACAActttccctccaccttccttgcCCATAGCATGTGCTCCACCTGGAGCCCAGCAGTGTGGAAAGTGGACGCGGGAGGTGCCCGCACGAGCCCAGCCGTCCCTTCGCCAGCACCTTTGTAGGTGGGTGATCTCAGACCAGGGTGGGGTCAGGGAGGGTGGGAGCAGGAAGcgatggggcctggctgttgggCGTGGCCTTTCTCCCCTGACTCTGTCCCCACTCCTCTCCAGGTGGGGAGCTGTACACAGGCCTCACTGCTGACTTCCTGGGGCGTGAGGCCATGATCTTCCGAAGTGGGGGTCCCCGGCCAGCACTGCGTTCTGACTCTGACCAGAGCCTTCTGCACGGTGAGGCTCTCTGAGGGTAAGACTAGCTGGGACCTGGGACGGGAGGAGGGGACACTCTGGAGCGGGGAGGAGAGGCTACTGAATTCCTTGGAACTCCAGTTTCCAGGGGGGTCCCCATGCTGCTTCCCCGTCCTTTGGGTTCATCCCCGCATCCTACCCTGTTagaacccccccacacacacacaccagcatcACCCTGTCACTCTCCCAGAGCCCCGATTTGTGATGGCCACACGGATCCCTGACAACTCTGACCAGGATAATGATAAGGTGTACTTCTTCTTCTCGGAGACCGTCCCTTCGCCCGATGGTGGCCCGGGCCGTGTCACTGTCAGCCGTGTGGGCCGTGTCTGTGTGGTAAGAGCTGTGAAGGGGCGGTGAGGGGCTGCACCTTTTTCCCAGACCTGCCCCCACCACAGATAGGGAGACTGAGGCGAGGATATAAAGCTGGCCTCCACACCTTTCCCCCAGTAGGTGAGGGTGGAAGCGgaggggaggtggggcctaaCCTCAGGGACACAAGGCTGACTCTGGCCTTCCATCCCTCAGAATGATGCTGGTGGCCAGCGGGTGCTGGTGAACAAGTGGAGCACCTTCCTCAAAGCCAGGCTGGTCTGCTCTGTGCCCGGCCCTGGTGGTGCTGAGACCCACTTTGACCAGCTGGGTAAGGGCGTGGCCTGGCGGACTTTTACTCTGGGAGAGGGGAGGGCTCAGAGCTGGTGAGTTGGGGCCCTGGCAATGGCTGTGATGCCTGTGTGACCTTCTGTGTCCCAGAGGACGTGTTCCTGCTGTGGCCCAAGGCAGGGAAGAGCCTGGAGGTGTACGCGCTATTCAGCACCGTCAGGTGGGTACACCCATCTCCCCGAACCCCATTATCCCTGGCCCCTGCACTCCAGCCCCTCTGCCGAGTCTCTGCTTTCACACCCAGTCTTGCTATGGTCCCTGTCTTTGTCCCTGATTCTGCGACTCTGACTGTCTTCTGTCTCCCTCTTTTTGCTTTTACTTAGTGTCCTTGTTTTTCAGTTTCTACTTTCAGCAAGCACTGTcgcccctctccttcctctggagCCAGCTTATCCTCTTCCTAGCCACGATGGCCACCCTGGCCTGACTGTCCCTGCCTGCCTTCGGCAGTGCTGTGTTCCAGGGCTTTGCCGTCTGTGTGTATCACATGGCAGACATCTGGGAGGTCTTCAACGGGCCTTTTGCCCACCGCGATGGTCCTCAGCACCAGTGGGGGCCCTATGGGGGCAGGGTGCCCTTCCCTCGCCCTGGCGTGGTGAGTATCTGCTGGCAAGAAAGGCCCGAGCAGATGCCAGGAGGGACTCTTCTTGGAACAGTACTGGGGCCACATGCATCCCCATGGCAGGGCTGGGCTGGCACTCCAGAGGGCCTGGGCAGAGGGGGCAAGGTGTGGTGGGATAGGAGAACCTCTCCAACCCAAGAGCAGCaccctgggtggggtggggagcaggctGGGGAGGAGAGGCGTGCACCCCAGGGTCCTTCAGGGCTCCTTTCTTGCTGCCCGCAGTGCCCCAGTAAGATGACTGCACAGCCAGGACGACCCTTTGGCAGCACTAAGGACTACCCAGACGAGGTGCTGCAGTTTGCCCGAGCCCACCCACTCATGTTCTGGCCTGTGCGGCCTCGGCGTGGCCGCCCTGTCCTCATCAAGACTAATCTGGCCCAGCGGTTGAGCCAGATTGTGGTAGACCGTGTGGAGGCAGAAGATGGGACCTATGACGTCATCTTCCTAGGGACAGGTAGGAGGGCTGAGTCGGGGTGACCAGGCTGAGGAGGTGTGTGAGGGCCCAGCTGCCCCTTCCTTACCCACTGATGACTCCTCTGCTGCCCCAGACTCAGGCTCTGTGCTCAAACTCATCGCCCTCCAGGCTGGGGGCTCAGGGGAGCCCGAGGAAGTGGTTCTGGAGGAGCTCCAGGTGTTTAAGGTGAGCAGAGCGCATATCCCACCCCCGGGTCTGGGACTGGCTATAGGGAAGCTGGAGGGGGCCCAGGGGAGGAGCAGAACATACTGCTGCAAAGGTCTGGCTGGTGCTTCAGAATCGGGGAGTGGGGGGGACCTGCAACCGCAGTCTGTGGACTGAAAGTATTGGGGTTCCCCAGGGTGGGATGGCCAAGGTGAGGGCCCTTGACAAAGCCCTGCTGGGCTCAAGTCACAGTGAGGAGGTGGCTGAGACTCCTAGTCTCCAGGGGTTCTGTTAACCCCTCTGTGGATTCAGACAGGGGATCATCTGTGACTGGGGGACTATCGTGCCTCCTGGACATAAATGTGTGATTTGTGACAGCTGCCTCATTGCTGGGTAACAGGGCCATGGGAGGGGACACAGGAACTCTATGCTTTTAGCCAACTTTCCCACTTGGAGGCCAGCAGGGATGAAAGCCCTTTTTGTAACCCAAAGTCTAGAAGAGACTGTGCAGCCTCAATTGCTAAGGGGTACACTGACCAATCTGGGAGTTGGAGACTAAAATCTGGAATGCAGGGGAAGGTCTTGTCACACTGCACCCATGCTGAGACCTTATTCCTTCCCCAGGTGCCAACACCCATCACTGAAATGGAGATCTCTGTCAAAAGGGTAAGAGCAGCTACCTACCTTCCCATGTGTCCCCTGTCCCCCACCCTTGCTGCAGCCTCCTTGAGAATGACCCTAGTCTGCTGGAGAGTAGTGCCAGGCAGGTCTGATTAGGCCTGCAACAGGGCTGTGTCCAGCTGGTGCTGGATTTCACATGTGTGAAACTGTGGACAATGGACGGGGCCGAGGCCATGTTTAGATAAGGAGAGATCTACAAAGGCCAGTTCTTAAGGGAAGTGATATGTGTTAgaaaatccagatttttttttttttggtactggggattgaacccaggggcactttaccactgactaaatccccagtttttaaaattatttttatttttttaaattttgagacaggatctcactaagctgcgagggccttgctaaattgctgagattggccttgaacttgtgatccttctgcctcagactcctgagtcgctgagattacagacatgcaccaccatgctcagcccatttttaaactttttagttttttcatactagggattgaacccagaggcactcaaccactgaacctcaccctcagttctttttattttaaattttgagacggagtctcaTTCGTTGCTTagagcctaagttgctgagactgtccttgaacttgcaattctcctgccttagccttccaatttgctggaattacaggcttgtgccattgtgcctggccccttttttattttttattttgagacagggtcttgctaaattgcccaagttgaCCTCAGCTGCCCAAtttgcagggattataggcattcatcATCACATCTGGCAAGGGAACTGGATTTTAGGGACCTGATATATGTCCTTCAGTAAGGAACAAATACCATATATGTCCCGGTTTACCGCTGGGTGAATCCCACCTGTTTTTCGTGGTACTGGGGGTTGTACTctgggtcttgtgcatgctagggaggtgctctaccactgagctacatccccagccctaaatccCAACTTTTATACTGGGATTGCTTACAGCAGGTGCACCTTTGAAGTCAGAGGTCAGTAAGGAAAAGCTAGTGGGGTACAGGGTAAGGGTCAGTAGCAGGGAAGGCCTGGAGAAGTCCCTTAGAGAAAAGACCCCAGGCCTGCCCCACCAAATCCACATACTGTGGGTGGGTGgtaaacatcttttttttctgtgcataaATCCAAGAGGTTCTGGAAGACTTTCTGAACATGGCAGGGGTCTCAGGAAACCCCAGGGGATTGAGAGTCTGGGTGCTCCTTACGGAAGCCCAGGCTCACCACGGGCTCTGGCTGTGTGTTCCTCCCCAGCAAATGCTGTATGTGGGCTCTCAACTGGGCGTGGCTCAGCTGCGACTGCACCAGTGTGAGACCTATGGAAGTGCCTGTGCCGAGTGCTGCCTGGCCCGGGACCCATACTGCGCCTGGGATGGCACCTCCTGTACCCGCTACCGCCCCAGCCCTGGCAAGCGTCGGTTCCGCCGGCAGGATATCCGGCACGGCAACCCTGCCCTACAATGCCTGGGCCATGGCCAGGATGGTGAGTGGCAGTGGGTCTGGGGGATTTGGGCCCCATTCCTGTGAAGTGTGACCTCAGACTGGTCCTGTTTTTTATCTATGCAGCTCTAGTCAGTTCATGGGTACAGGGTCATGGGACATAGTGACTGGCTTGGAGATCGGTGGATGCCTAGGTCCTCATCACACTGGTGGGTTGCAGGAATCAGTTGGTGACTCTGGGGGCCTGGGTTCCATAGTTCCC from Sciurus carolinensis chromosome 17, mSciCar1.2, whole genome shotgun sequence encodes the following:
- the Sema3g gene encoding semaphorin-3G isoform X2; the encoded protein is MAPLAWAICCFLGGLLISGGSPSPSVPRLRLSYRDLLSANRSAIFLGPRGSLDLRSMYLDEYRDRLFLGGRDALYSLRLDQAWPDPREVLWPPQPGQREECVRKGRDPLMECANFVRVLQPHNRTHLLACGTGAFQPTCALITVGHRGEHVLHLEPSSVESGRGRCPHEPSRPFASTFVGGELYTGLTADFLGREAMIFRSGGPRPALRSDSDQSLLHEPRFVMATRIPDNSDQDNDKVYFFFSETVPSPDGGPGRVTVSRVGRVCVNDAGGQRVLVNKWSTFLKARLVCSVPGPGGAETHFDQLEDVFLLWPKAGKSLEVYALFSTVSAVFQGFAVCVYHMADIWEVFNGPFAHRDGPQHQWGPYGGRVPFPRPGVCPSKMTAQPGRPFGSTKDYPDEVLQFARAHPLMFWPVRPRRGRPVLIKTNLAQRLSQIVVDRVEAEDGTYDVIFLGTDSGSVLKLIALQAGGSGEPEEVVLEELQVFKVPTPITEMEISVKRQMLYVGSQLGVAQLRLHQCETYGSACAECCLARDPYCAWDGTSCTRYRPSPGKRRFRRQDIRHGNPALQCLGHGQDEETSGLVATRIYGTEHNSTFLECLPKSPQAAVRWFLQRPEDEGPDQSLSWTMGW
- the Sema3g gene encoding semaphorin-3G isoform X3, with protein sequence MAPLAWAICCFLGGLLISGGSPSPSVPRLRLSYRDLLSANRSAIFLGPRGSLDLRSMYLDEYRDRLFLGGRDALYSLRLDQAWPDPREVLWPPQPGQREECVRKGRDPLMECANFVRVLQPHNRTHLLACGTGAFQPTCALITVGHRGEHVLHLEPSSVESGRGRCPHEPSRPFASTFVGGELYTGLTADFLGREAMIFRSGGPRPALRSDSDQSLLHEPRFVMATRIPDNSDQDNDKVYFFFSETVPSPDGGPGRVTVSRVGRVCVNDAGGQRVLVNKWSTFLKARLVCSVPGPGGAETHFDQLEDVFLLWPKAGKSLEVYALFSTVSAVFQGFAVCVYHMADIWEVFNGPFAHRDGPQHQWGPYGGRVPFPRPGVCPSKMTAQPGRPFGSTKDYPDEVLQFARAHPLMFWPVRPRRGRPVLIKTNLAQRLSQIVVDRVEAEDGTYDVIFLGTDSGSVLKLIALQAGGSGEPEEVVLEELQVFKVPTPITEMEISVKRQMLYVGSQLGVAQLRLHQCETYGSACAECCLARDPYCAWDGTSCTRYRPSPGKRRFRRQDIRHGNPALQCLGHGQDVPKWSQPGPLCRGNFRTGGHQDLWHRAQQHLPGVPAQVSPGCCALVLAEARG
- the Sema3g gene encoding semaphorin-3G isoform X1, giving the protein MAPLAWAICCFLGGLLISGGSPSPSVPRLRLSYRDLLSANRSAIFLGPRGSLDLRSMYLDEYRDRLFLGGRDALYSLRLDQAWPDPREVLWPPQPGQREECVRKGRDPLMECANFVRVLQPHNRTHLLACGTGAFQPTCALITVGHRGEHVLHLEPSSVESGRGRCPHEPSRPFASTFVGGELYTGLTADFLGREAMIFRSGGPRPALRSDSDQSLLHEPRFVMATRIPDNSDQDNDKVYFFFSETVPSPDGGPGRVTVSRVGRVCVNDAGGQRVLVNKWSTFLKARLVCSVPGPGGAETHFDQLEDVFLLWPKAGKSLEVYALFSTVSAVFQGFAVCVYHMADIWEVFNGPFAHRDGPQHQWGPYGGRVPFPRPGVCPSKMTAQPGRPFGSTKDYPDEVLQFARAHPLMFWPVRPRRGRPVLIKTNLAQRLSQIVVDRVEAEDGTYDVIFLGTDSGSVLKLIALQAGGSGEPEEVVLEELQVFKVPTPITEMEISVKRQMLYVGSQLGVAQLRLHQCETYGSACAECCLARDPYCAWDGTSCTRYRPSPGKRRFRRQDIRHGNPALQCLGHGQDEETSGLVATRIYGTEHNSTFLECLPKSPQAAVRWFLQRPEDEGPDQVKTDERVLQTEQGLLFRRLSRLDAGTYTCTTLEHGFSQTVVRLALEVIVATQLDSLFLGEPRLEEPPARGGLASTLPKAWYKDILQLTGFANLPRVDEYCERVWCPGIGERSGSFRSRGKQAKGKSWAGLELGKKVKSRVQVERNRTPREVEAT